Proteins encoded together in one Drosophila albomicans strain 15112-1751.03 chromosome 2R, ASM965048v2, whole genome shotgun sequence window:
- the LOC117576643 gene encoding kelch-like ECH-associated protein 1B isoform X1 codes for MNEHCDRGSLSSGCGRFDTARSIDEHDATDDDMTFCMSNYAKEALKMMFMMRSHGMLTDVVLEVKKELFHAHKVILSAASPYFKAMFTGGLKESEMSRVQLQGVCPTAMTRILYFMYTGQIRVTEVTVCQLLPAATMFQVQNVIDACCAFLERQLDPTNAIGIANFAEQHGCIELQKKANFFIERHFTQVCQEEEFLQLSAYQLIALIRRDELNVQEEREVYNAVLKWVKYDEDNRHSKMEHILVAVRCQFLTPNFLKEQMKNCDVLRKVPACREYLAKIFKDLTLHKCPGVKERTPNTTRMIFVAGGFFRHSLDILEAYNVDDKTWTTLPNLRIPRSGLGAAFLKGKFYAVGGRNNNIGSSYDSDWVDRYSAITETWRPCSPMSVPRHRVGVAVMDELMYAVGGSAGMEYHNTVEYYDPDQDRWTLVQSMHSKRLGVGVVVVNRLLYAIGGFDGNERLASVECYHPENNEWSYLPPLKTGRSGAGVAAIDQYIYVVGGFDGTRQLATVERYNTDNESWDMVAPIQIARSALSLTPLDGKLYAIGGFDGNNFLSIVEVYDPRTNTWEQGTPLNSGRSGHASAVIYQPSCATTFMDYEDCEMSRSDGSNGDMQSDSSRDPSGSLNKGFGGGSPNMQFHASYGAGGCNNCDSMTAVKQEPTTELRSKQVVWEQTSHSGRFRKIPRDDYDVGDPDPSSSQTILPMYSPSHLEDPPNSESLRSKLAIDTRRCILSTPVRAMQNMFHRGIEWHNKKGNS; via the exons ATGAATGAACACTGTGATAGGGGTTCCCTCTCATCTGGGTGCGGACGTTTCGACACGGCGCGATCCATAGATGAACATGATGCCACAGATGATGACATGACTTTCTGCATGTCAAACTATGCCAAGGAGGCACTCAAGATGATGTTCATGATGCGATCACATGGCATGCTCACAGACGTTGTGCTCGAGGTGAAGAAGGAACTGTTCCACGCCCACAAGGTGATACTGTCAGCAGCATCGCCATATTTCAAGGCCATGTTCACGGGTGGCCTCAAGGAGTCGGAAATGTCACGCGTACAATTGCAGGGG GTGTGTCCCACGGCAATGACGCGAATCCTTTACTTCATGTACACTGGCCAAATCAGGGTGACCGAGGTGACAGTCTGCCAGCTGTTGCCTGCGGCGACCATGTTCCAAGTGCAGAATGTCATTGATGCCTGCTGTGCCTTCCTAGAGCGTCAATTGGATCCCACAAATGCCATCGGCATTGCCAATTTCGCCGAACAGCACGGTTGCATTGAACTACAGAAGAAAGCCAATTTCTTTATTGAACGCCATTTTACACAA GTATGTCAAGAGGAGGAATTCCTGCAACTGTCCGCCTATCAATTGATTGCACTGATTAGACGCGACGAACTGAACGTGCAGGAGGAGCGTGAAGTGTACAATGCTGTTCTTAAATGGGTCAAATACGATGAGGATAATCGGCATAGCAAAATGGAGCATATTCTTGTCGCCGTTCGCTGCCAGTTTCTGACGCCCAATTTCCTCAAGGAACAGATGAAAAACTGCGATGTATTGCGCAAGGTGCCGGCATGTCGAGAATATCTGGCAAAGATCTTTAAGGATTTAACGCTGCACAAATGTCCAGGCGTCAAGGAGCGCACACCAAACACCACACGAATGATATTCGTTGCTGGCGGCTTCTTCCGACACTCACTGGACATACTGGAGGCCTACAATGTCGATGATAAAACGTGGACAACCTTGCCGAATCTGCGCATTCCACGTTCCGGTCTCGGAGCAGCGTTTCTGAAAGGGAAATTCTATGCGGTTGGTGGACGTAACAATAACATTGGATCATCTTACGATTCGGACTGGGTGGATCGTTACAGTGCCATAACGGAGACGTGGAGACCTTGCTCCCCAATGTCAGTGCCCCGCCATCGTGTCGGTGTTGCCGTCATGGATGAGTTAATGTACGCTGTGGGTGGATCCGCAGGCATGGAATACCACAACACAGTAGAATA CTATGATCCAGATCAGGATCGTTGGACACTTGTGCAGTCCATGCATTCCAAACGTTTGggcgttggcgttgttgttgtcaatcgTCTGCTTTACGCCATCGGTGGATTCGATGGCAACGAGCGATTGGCCAGCGTTGAATGCTATCATCCAGAGAACAATGAGTGGAGCTACTTGCCTCCATTGAAGACGGGACGCAGTGGAGCAG GAGTGGCTGCCATTGATCAGTACATTTACGTTGTCGGTGGATTCGACGGCACACGGCAACTGGCCACAGTGGAGCGATATAATACGGACAATGAATCTTGGGACATGGTTGCGCCAATTCAGATCGCCAGAAGTGCGCTATCATTGACGCCACTAGATGGCAAGCTATATGCCATCGGTGGCTTTGATGGCAACAATTTTCTGTCCATCGTTGAGGTCTACGATCCACGCACAAACACTTGGGAACAGGGAACACCTTTGAATTCTGGACGCTCTGGCCATGCGTCCGCTGTCATCTATCAGCCATCGTGTGCGACTACATTCATGGACTATGAGGATTGTGAAATGAGCAGGAGCGATGGTAGCAATGGCGACATGCAAAGCGATTCATCACGCGATCCGTCCGGCAGCTTAAACAAGGGCTTTGGCGGTGGTTCACCTAACATGCAGTTTCATGCATCTTACGGCGCTGGTGGTTGCAACAACTGCGATTCGATGACTGCAGTTAAACAGGAGCCGACTACAGAACTACGAAGCAAACAAGTTGTATGGGAACAAACAAGTCACTCCGGACGATTTAGGAAAATACCAAGAGATGACTATGATGTCGGCGATCCGGATCCCAGCAGTAGCCAAACGATACTTCCTATGTACTCCCCCTCACATTTAGAGGACCCCCCGAACTCCGAATCCTTGCGCAGCAAACTGGCAATTGACACGCGACGTTGCATATTGTCGACGCCAGTCCGCGCGATGCAAAACATGTTTCACAGAGGCATAGAATGGCATAATAAAAAGGGCAACTCATGA
- the LOC117576643 gene encoding kelch-like ECH-associated protein 1B isoform X2 has protein sequence MTRILYFMYTGQIRVTEVTVCQLLPAATMFQVQNVIDACCAFLERQLDPTNAIGIANFAEQHGCIELQKKANFFIERHFTQVCQEEEFLQLSAYQLIALIRRDELNVQEEREVYNAVLKWVKYDEDNRHSKMEHILVAVRCQFLTPNFLKEQMKNCDVLRKVPACREYLAKIFKDLTLHKCPGVKERTPNTTRMIFVAGGFFRHSLDILEAYNVDDKTWTTLPNLRIPRSGLGAAFLKGKFYAVGGRNNNIGSSYDSDWVDRYSAITETWRPCSPMSVPRHRVGVAVMDELMYAVGGSAGMEYHNTVEYYDPDQDRWTLVQSMHSKRLGVGVVVVNRLLYAIGGFDGNERLASVECYHPENNEWSYLPPLKTGRSGAGVAAIDQYIYVVGGFDGTRQLATVERYNTDNESWDMVAPIQIARSALSLTPLDGKLYAIGGFDGNNFLSIVEVYDPRTNTWEQGTPLNSGRSGHASAVIYQPSCATTFMDYEDCEMSRSDGSNGDMQSDSSRDPSGSLNKGFGGGSPNMQFHASYGAGGCNNCDSMTAVKQEPTTELRSKQVVWEQTSHSGRFRKIPRDDYDVGDPDPSSSQTILPMYSPSHLEDPPNSESLRSKLAIDTRRCILSTPVRAMQNMFHRGIEWHNKKGNS, from the exons ATGACGCGAATCCTTTACTTCATGTACACTGGCCAAATCAGGGTGACCGAGGTGACAGTCTGCCAGCTGTTGCCTGCGGCGACCATGTTCCAAGTGCAGAATGTCATTGATGCCTGCTGTGCCTTCCTAGAGCGTCAATTGGATCCCACAAATGCCATCGGCATTGCCAATTTCGCCGAACAGCACGGTTGCATTGAACTACAGAAGAAAGCCAATTTCTTTATTGAACGCCATTTTACACAA GTATGTCAAGAGGAGGAATTCCTGCAACTGTCCGCCTATCAATTGATTGCACTGATTAGACGCGACGAACTGAACGTGCAGGAGGAGCGTGAAGTGTACAATGCTGTTCTTAAATGGGTCAAATACGATGAGGATAATCGGCATAGCAAAATGGAGCATATTCTTGTCGCCGTTCGCTGCCAGTTTCTGACGCCCAATTTCCTCAAGGAACAGATGAAAAACTGCGATGTATTGCGCAAGGTGCCGGCATGTCGAGAATATCTGGCAAAGATCTTTAAGGATTTAACGCTGCACAAATGTCCAGGCGTCAAGGAGCGCACACCAAACACCACACGAATGATATTCGTTGCTGGCGGCTTCTTCCGACACTCACTGGACATACTGGAGGCCTACAATGTCGATGATAAAACGTGGACAACCTTGCCGAATCTGCGCATTCCACGTTCCGGTCTCGGAGCAGCGTTTCTGAAAGGGAAATTCTATGCGGTTGGTGGACGTAACAATAACATTGGATCATCTTACGATTCGGACTGGGTGGATCGTTACAGTGCCATAACGGAGACGTGGAGACCTTGCTCCCCAATGTCAGTGCCCCGCCATCGTGTCGGTGTTGCCGTCATGGATGAGTTAATGTACGCTGTGGGTGGATCCGCAGGCATGGAATACCACAACACAGTAGAATA CTATGATCCAGATCAGGATCGTTGGACACTTGTGCAGTCCATGCATTCCAAACGTTTGggcgttggcgttgttgttgtcaatcgTCTGCTTTACGCCATCGGTGGATTCGATGGCAACGAGCGATTGGCCAGCGTTGAATGCTATCATCCAGAGAACAATGAGTGGAGCTACTTGCCTCCATTGAAGACGGGACGCAGTGGAGCAG GAGTGGCTGCCATTGATCAGTACATTTACGTTGTCGGTGGATTCGACGGCACACGGCAACTGGCCACAGTGGAGCGATATAATACGGACAATGAATCTTGGGACATGGTTGCGCCAATTCAGATCGCCAGAAGTGCGCTATCATTGACGCCACTAGATGGCAAGCTATATGCCATCGGTGGCTTTGATGGCAACAATTTTCTGTCCATCGTTGAGGTCTACGATCCACGCACAAACACTTGGGAACAGGGAACACCTTTGAATTCTGGACGCTCTGGCCATGCGTCCGCTGTCATCTATCAGCCATCGTGTGCGACTACATTCATGGACTATGAGGATTGTGAAATGAGCAGGAGCGATGGTAGCAATGGCGACATGCAAAGCGATTCATCACGCGATCCGTCCGGCAGCTTAAACAAGGGCTTTGGCGGTGGTTCACCTAACATGCAGTTTCATGCATCTTACGGCGCTGGTGGTTGCAACAACTGCGATTCGATGACTGCAGTTAAACAGGAGCCGACTACAGAACTACGAAGCAAACAAGTTGTATGGGAACAAACAAGTCACTCCGGACGATTTAGGAAAATACCAAGAGATGACTATGATGTCGGCGATCCGGATCCCAGCAGTAGCCAAACGATACTTCCTATGTACTCCCCCTCACATTTAGAGGACCCCCCGAACTCCGAATCCTTGCGCAGCAAACTGGCAATTGACACGCGACGTTGCATATTGTCGACGCCAGTCCGCGCGATGCAAAACATGTTTCACAGAGGCATAGAATGGCATAATAAAAAGGGCAACTCATGA
- the LOC117576647 gene encoding 28S ribosomal protein S11, mitochondrial: MSMKLTILAGINCLKQCALNAATPKNSLMHTSACLRKVEDRKEMLASMPAKDEGTLGEKSVDIDTLIDRKAKFFPDASTATQLFNGIPFNELPIVNIRVSPNNTIISVTDYKGVPRLIRSCGIEGFKNTRKGTNIAAQATAVTISAKAVELGWKTIRVKVRGLGPGRMSAIKGLQMGGLNIVSVTDNTPVSWNPPRPRKQRSL, translated from the exons ATGTCAATGAAACTAACAATTTTGGCAGGCATCAATTGCCTCAAACAATGCGCTTTGAATGCTGCAACCCCGAAGAACTCGTTGATGCACACAAGCGCTTGCTTGCGCAAAGTTGAAGACCGCAAAGAAATGCTGGCTTCCATGCCGGCGAAGGATGAGGGAACTCTTGGCGAGAAATCAGTCGACATAGATACTCTCATTGACAG AAAAGCAAAGTTTTTCCCGGACGCCAGCACAGCCACCCAGCTATTCAACGGCATTCCTTTCAATGAGCTGCCCATAGTCAACATTCGTGTCTCGCCTAACAACACAATCATTTCAGTGACCGACTATAAAG GTGTACCCAGACTGATCCGCTCCTGCGGTATTGAAGGCTTCAAGAATACCAGGAAAGGCACCAATATTGCAGCCCAGGCAACCGCTGTGACTATTAGCGCT AAAGCCGTTGAGCTTGGTTGGAAAACTATTCGGGTGAAAGTGCGTGGCTTGGGACCCGGACGCATG TCGGCTATCAAAGGGCTGCAAATGGGTGGTCTGAATATAGTTTCGGTTACGGATAATACACCTGTTTCATGGAATCCCCCGCGACCCAGAAAACAGAGAAGTCTGTAA
- the LOC117576646 gene encoding guanine nucleotide-binding protein-like 3 homolog, translating to MALKRLKTKKSKRLTGKLKHKIDKKVREHNRKERREAKKNTKKGSKKQKLIQIPNICPFKDDILKEVEEAKARQEVERQARREQFKAEREQNKFKSLEAMVESADMRGAVHGIMHENDDVETGKKYKDAATKEQSLKQYFKEFRKVIENADVVLEVVDARDPLGTRCNEVERAVRSAPGNKRLVLILNKADLVPRENLNNWIKYFRKNGPVTAFKASTQDQASRLGRRKLHEMKTEKAMQGSVCIGAELLMSMLANYCRNKGIKTSIRVGVVGIPNVGKSSIINSLTRGRTCMVGSTPGVTKAMQEVELDSKIKLIDCPGIVFTSGSGAGNENAHAVLKNAQRVGDVKDPFSIAESVLKRASKEYFCKMYDITNYDTFEEFFAKKAARMGKFLKKGVPDVVAAARSVLNDWNTGKIKYCTQPPEVVEDKQNVHISASIVHSEAREFDVNNFESMETDILNQCTEKADDVMQITSTGPLEVCLPREEVQASAEIIADQEEVPTKGRKRKLDEEKKEKTDPALLLDENQSLNKNIKELQKKKKKQNVRNEKKISKITDVLDSFTLGAASTKADKYDFDQDYVIE from the exons ATGGCTCTTAAACGTTTAAAAA CAAAAAAGTCAAAGCGTTTGACGGGCAAGTTGAAGCACAAAATCGACAAAAAGGTACGCGAACACAATCGCAAGGAACGGCGTGAAGCCAAAAAGAATACCAAGAAAGGCAGCAAGAAACAGAAGCTTATACAGATTCCCAACATCTGTCCCTTCAAAGATGACATACTgaaggaggtggaggaggccAAGGCGCGCCAGGAAGTGGAGCGTCAAGCGCGTCGAGAACAATTCAAAGCTGAGCGCGAACAGAACAAATTCAAATCGCTGGAGGCGATGGTGGAAAGTGCCGACATGCGAGGCGCTGTGCATGGCATAATGCATGAGAACGATGATGTGGAGACGGGAAAGAAATACAAGGATGCTGCCACCAAGGAGCAGTCGCTGAAGCAATACTTTAAAGAATTTCGCAAAGTTATTGAAAACGCCGACGTAGTGCTCGAAGTTGTCGATGCTCGTGACCCACTCGGCACACGTTGCAACGAAGTGGAGAGAGCAGTGCGCTCCGCTCCTGGTAATAAGCGGTTGGTGCTCATCTTGAATAAAGCCGATCTTGTGCCTCGAGAAAATCTCAATAACTGGATCAAGTACTTCCGCAAGAATGGACCAGTGACTGCGTTTAAGGCATCCACACAGGATCAAGCCTCGAGGCTGGGACGTCGTAAGCTGCacgaaatgaaaacagaaaagGCTATGCAGGGATCGGTTTGCATAGGTGCCGAGTTGCTAATGTCCATGTTGGCTAATTACTGTCGCAACAAGGGCATCAAAACATCGATTCGCGTCGGCGTCGTTGGCATACCCAATGTTGGCAAGAGTTCCATCATCAACTCACTTACCCGTGGACGCACTTGCATGGTGGGCAGCACACCTGGAGTGACTAA AGCTATGCAAGAGGTTGAGCTTGACTCGAAGATTAAGCTTATTGATTGTCCTGGAATTGTGTTTACCAGCGGTTCTGGTGCCGGTAACGAAAATGCGCACGCTGTTCTAAAGAACGCTCAGCGTGTTGGGGATGTCAAGGATCCATTTAGCATAGCAGAAAGCGTGTTAAAGCGAGCCAGTAAAGAATACTTCTGCAAAATGTACGACATTACCAACTATGACACATTTGAGGAATTCTTTGCCAAGAAAGCAGCCCGCATGG GTAAATTCTTAAAGAAGGGAGTACCTGATGTTGTGGCCGCAGCACGTAGCGTTCTCAACGATTGGAATACAggcaaaatcaaatattgcACGCAACCACCAGAAGTTGTGGAGGACAAACAAAATGTACACATAAGCGCATCAATTGTGCATTCCGAGGCGCGTGAATTCGACGTGAATAACTTCGAGTCAATGGAAACAGATATATTGAATCAGTGCACTGAGAAAGCCGATGATGTTATGCAGATTACATCCACTGGTCCACTAGAAGTGTGTTTGCCCCGTGAAGAAGTGCAGGCATCTGCTGAAATCATAGCCGACCAGGAAGAGGTGCCAACAAAGGGTCGGAAGCGAAAATTAGATgaggagaagaaggagaaaaCAGATCCTGCCCTGCTTCTTGACG AAAATCAATCACTGAATAAGAACATTAAAGAGCTccagaaaaagaagaaaaagcagAATGTTCGGAATGAGAAAAAGATTTCGAAAATAACTGATGTTCTGGACAGTTTTACCCTAGGTGCAGCATCGACGAAAGCTGATAAATATGATTTTGACCAAGACTATGTTATTGAATGA
- the LOC117576644 gene encoding mothers against decapentaplegic homolog 6 isoform X1 — protein sequence MIFPSEKKKELLRYASRNNPATCDAVGGMRMPMQQPQPQLLPHPRLPHTSVCCCPPMTPPPPYCLIACSVDYSSYQRLQQRQDQQQLITAVDAADDAVDAEMSASATSAMENSDSYMKSDCSYGSSAADLLSDENGPCPLPAYHPTQHPPHPHPHPHTEQPTRLLLPSTFAATAANMFRNCCGGGDSSSSSNGSITRTRPSPPVTRRHQLNRQRTQHSTPPTCPIHASRASAGGAVAAATATPVPATPMMRQRTLNQHLNALLKPFKNKQIAELLQAVKSRVDPPSKCNTLAANNNNNNSVINSSPSYLQCILIKCTSPLDEEQHVTTCQLFFWSDLRDASELRRLPICPSARDYVYTCCNPLHWYRIIHPIDTESAPPPYQRSKMLRLRDTAFYHHPLDSEGNTQNIERSSGGNSSSHHNNHSNSNSNNHSQSISSIFKQAESQLYVPSLESFTTDGKDRSACSKVWCQIAYWELSQRVGELFQAKKPAVNIYAEGPTDGSGESMCLRELGGKRPPTDAVQNTRLKVGLGVTLSMESGGDVWIYNRSNVPIFVDSPTLAESLDRVCKVMPGYCLKAFDTHRAQWLACKQSQHNQQLGPIDRFSMKISFAKGWGNTYKRQDVMGCPCWLEVHFTHLR from the exons ATGATATTCCcaagcgaaaagaaaaaagaactaTTGCGTTATGCGTCCAGAAACAATCCGGCTACGTGCGATGCGGTTGGCGGCATGCGAATGCCCATGCAGCAACCACAGCCGCAGCTCCTTCCACATCCACGCCTCCCTCACACCTCCGTCTGCTGCTGTCCGCCGATGACGCCACCGCCGCCATACTGCTTAATAGCCTGCTCCGTCGACTATTCCTCGTATCAGCGTCTTCAACAGCGGCAGgatcaacagcagctgatAACAGCTGTAGATGCCGCGGACGATGCAGTGGATGCGGAAATGTCCGCTTCGGCAACATCGGCGATGGAGAACTCGGATTCCTATATGAAAAGCGACTGCAGTTACGGAAGCTCTGCCGCCGACTTGCTGAGCGACGAAAACGGACCATGTCCATTGCCCGCGTATCATCCAACACAACATCCGCctcatccgcatccgcatccacaTACGGAACAGCCGACacgactgctgctgccatcgaCATTTGCGGCGACGGCGGCGAACATGTTTCGGAATTGTTGCGGTGGCGGCGActcctccagcagcagcaacggatCCATAACGAGAACGCGACCCAGCCCGCCCGTAACCAGACGACACCAGCTGAATCGACAGCGCACACAACACTCCACACCACCCACCTGCCCCATACATGCGTCCCGTGCATCAGCTGGAggagcagtagcagcagcaacagcaacaccagtGCCTGCCACACCGATGATGCGCCAACGCACACTCAACCAACACCTCAATGCGCTGCTGAAACCGTTCAAGAACAAGCAGATTGCCGAGCTGCTGCAAGCTGTGAAGAGTCGCGTGGATCCGCCATCCAAGTGCAACACGCtggctgccaacaacaacaacaacaacagtgtaATCAACAGTTCACCGAGCTATCTGCAATGCATACTGATCAAGTGCACCTCGCCGTTGGACGAGGAGCAACACGTTACCACATGCCAGCTGTTTTTTTGGTCCGACCTCAGGGATGCCAGCGAACTGAGGCGCCTGCCCATTTGTCCAAGTGCCAGGGATTACGTGTACACCTGCTGCAATCCGCTGCACTGGTATCGCATAATACACCCCATCGATACAG AGTCTGCGCCTCCGCCATATCAGCGCTCAAAAATGCTGAGACTAAGAGATACAg CATTCTATCATCATCCGCTAGATTCCGAGGGAAACACTCAAAACATCGAAAGGTCGTCGGGaggaaacagcagcagtcaccacaacaatcacagcaacagcaacagcaacaaccacagccaAAGCATTTCGAGCATCTTCAAGCAAGCGGAGTCACAGTTGTATGTGCCAAGTCTCGAGTCTTTCACCACTGATGGCAAAG ATCGCAGCGCGTGCTCTAAAGTATGGTGTCAGATTGCCTATTGGGAGCTATCTCAACGGGTTGGCGAACTCTTTCAGGCCAAGAAACCGGCAGTCAACATCTATGCAGAGGGGCCAACAGATGGCAGCGGGGAGAGCATGTGCTTGCGTGAATTGGGTGGCAAGCGACCACCAACGGATGCGGTGCAGAACACGCGACTAAAGGTCGGCCTAG GTGTAACGTTAAGCATGGAGTCGGGTGGCGACGTGTGGATTTATAATCGCAGCAATGTGCCGATATTCGTGGACTCGCCCACGTTGGCCGAGAGCTTGGATCGGGTCTGTAAGGTGATGCCTGGCTACTGTCTGAAGGCCTTCGATACACACAG GGCTCAATGGCTGGCCTGCAAGCAGTCGCAGCATAACCAGCAGCTGGGACCAATCGACCGGTTTAGCATGAAGATCAGCTTCGCCAAGGGCTGGGGCAACACATACAAGCGACAGGACGTGATGGGCTGCCCCTGTTGGCTGGAAGTGCACTTCACCCATCTGCGGTGA
- the LOC117576644 gene encoding mothers against decapentaplegic homolog 6 isoform X2, translating into MIFPSEKKKELLRYASRNNPATCDAVGGMRMPMQQPQPQLLPHPRLPHTSVCCCPPMTPPPPYCLIACSVDYSSYQRLQQRQDQQQLITAVDAADDAVDAEMSASATSAMENSDSYMKSDCSYGSSAADLLSDENGPCPLPAYHPTQHPPHPHPHPHTEQPTRLLLPSTFAATAANMFRNCCGGGDSSSSSNGSITRTRPSPPVTRRHQLNRQRTQHSTPPTCPIHASRASAGGAVAAATATPVPATPMMRQRTLNQHLNALLKPFKNKQIAELLQAVKSRVDPPSKCNTLAANNNNNNSVINSSPSYLQCILIKCTSPLDEEQHVTTCQLFFWSDLRDASELRRLPICPSARDYVYTCCNPLHWYRIIHPIDTESAPPPYQRSKMLRLRDTDSEGNTQNIERSSGGNSSSHHNNHSNSNSNNHSQSISSIFKQAESQLYVPSLESFTTDGKDRSACSKVWCQIAYWELSQRVGELFQAKKPAVNIYAEGPTDGSGESMCLRELGGKRPPTDAVQNTRLKVGLGVTLSMESGGDVWIYNRSNVPIFVDSPTLAESLDRVCKVMPGYCLKAFDTHRAQWLACKQSQHNQQLGPIDRFSMKISFAKGWGNTYKRQDVMGCPCWLEVHFTHLR; encoded by the exons ATGATATTCCcaagcgaaaagaaaaaagaactaTTGCGTTATGCGTCCAGAAACAATCCGGCTACGTGCGATGCGGTTGGCGGCATGCGAATGCCCATGCAGCAACCACAGCCGCAGCTCCTTCCACATCCACGCCTCCCTCACACCTCCGTCTGCTGCTGTCCGCCGATGACGCCACCGCCGCCATACTGCTTAATAGCCTGCTCCGTCGACTATTCCTCGTATCAGCGTCTTCAACAGCGGCAGgatcaacagcagctgatAACAGCTGTAGATGCCGCGGACGATGCAGTGGATGCGGAAATGTCCGCTTCGGCAACATCGGCGATGGAGAACTCGGATTCCTATATGAAAAGCGACTGCAGTTACGGAAGCTCTGCCGCCGACTTGCTGAGCGACGAAAACGGACCATGTCCATTGCCCGCGTATCATCCAACACAACATCCGCctcatccgcatccgcatccacaTACGGAACAGCCGACacgactgctgctgccatcgaCATTTGCGGCGACGGCGGCGAACATGTTTCGGAATTGTTGCGGTGGCGGCGActcctccagcagcagcaacggatCCATAACGAGAACGCGACCCAGCCCGCCCGTAACCAGACGACACCAGCTGAATCGACAGCGCACACAACACTCCACACCACCCACCTGCCCCATACATGCGTCCCGTGCATCAGCTGGAggagcagtagcagcagcaacagcaacaccagtGCCTGCCACACCGATGATGCGCCAACGCACACTCAACCAACACCTCAATGCGCTGCTGAAACCGTTCAAGAACAAGCAGATTGCCGAGCTGCTGCAAGCTGTGAAGAGTCGCGTGGATCCGCCATCCAAGTGCAACACGCtggctgccaacaacaacaacaacaacagtgtaATCAACAGTTCACCGAGCTATCTGCAATGCATACTGATCAAGTGCACCTCGCCGTTGGACGAGGAGCAACACGTTACCACATGCCAGCTGTTTTTTTGGTCCGACCTCAGGGATGCCAGCGAACTGAGGCGCCTGCCCATTTGTCCAAGTGCCAGGGATTACGTGTACACCTGCTGCAATCCGCTGCACTGGTATCGCATAATACACCCCATCGATACAG AGTCTGCGCCTCCGCCATATCAGCGCTCAAAAATGCTGAGACTAAGAGATACAg ATTCCGAGGGAAACACTCAAAACATCGAAAGGTCGTCGGGaggaaacagcagcagtcaccacaacaatcacagcaacagcaacagcaacaaccacagccaAAGCATTTCGAGCATCTTCAAGCAAGCGGAGTCACAGTTGTATGTGCCAAGTCTCGAGTCTTTCACCACTGATGGCAAAG ATCGCAGCGCGTGCTCTAAAGTATGGTGTCAGATTGCCTATTGGGAGCTATCTCAACGGGTTGGCGAACTCTTTCAGGCCAAGAAACCGGCAGTCAACATCTATGCAGAGGGGCCAACAGATGGCAGCGGGGAGAGCATGTGCTTGCGTGAATTGGGTGGCAAGCGACCACCAACGGATGCGGTGCAGAACACGCGACTAAAGGTCGGCCTAG GTGTAACGTTAAGCATGGAGTCGGGTGGCGACGTGTGGATTTATAATCGCAGCAATGTGCCGATATTCGTGGACTCGCCCACGTTGGCCGAGAGCTTGGATCGGGTCTGTAAGGTGATGCCTGGCTACTGTCTGAAGGCCTTCGATACACACAG GGCTCAATGGCTGGCCTGCAAGCAGTCGCAGCATAACCAGCAGCTGGGACCAATCGACCGGTTTAGCATGAAGATCAGCTTCGCCAAGGGCTGGGGCAACACATACAAGCGACAGGACGTGATGGGCTGCCCCTGTTGGCTGGAAGTGCACTTCACCCATCTGCGGTGA